In one Cercospora beticola chromosome 1, complete sequence genomic region, the following are encoded:
- a CDS encoding uncharacterized protein (antiSMASH:Cluster_7) yields MLDMLLLPLLAASALAAPQQTTPTGVRPQFKSAKYVGNVTDPSLDRDSCGSTRIGSRAFWTCRDTMAFINGESKFPIYMNTAAWSPLGAGVVSSGPVGAGSTGKNAILQMYGEHIEYFPAQADNCPVGHGQCSDDSGRWVYWPNSQPIVTQVSSTRFTAYQFIAKSKIKGFMPVGGPPAYMLWKQVYTGTSDKNKVPAATVVAQAFWKAGEIGYGDYGNVIRNGYAYLYGKVNDPDPPALARVKLGYMENKSAYEYYVSGKWVKTMPKITDSGIIIPNCGAGWQGTYYYSAFYKSFIWIGQKYGQPVAWFYISTAPAPEGPWVEPYILWKGQDGTGFVGAYTLQANPALLPSSDASENAIYLTWTQPYNSGPYITPLAYIEFQ; encoded by the exons ATGCTCGACatgctccttctccctctgCTGGCGGCTTCCGCGCTAGCAGCTCCACAGCAGACAACGCCAACAGGAGTGCGACCCCAATTCAAATCTGCAAAATATGTCGGCAACGTCACCGATCCTAGTCTGGACAGAGACTCTTGCGGCTCCACACGCATCGGCAGCCGAGCCTTCTGGACATGCAGAGACACTATGGCATTT ATCAATGGCGAATCAAAATTTCCCATCTACATGAATACCGCAGCTTGGTCCCCTTTGGGTGCAGGCGTGGTAAGCAGTGGTCCTGTTGGAGCTGGATCGACAGGAAAGAATGCTATTCTGCAAATGTACGGCGAGCACATCGAGTACTTCCCAGCCCAAGCCGATAACTGCCCTGTGGGTCATGGACAATGCTCCGACGACTCCGGACGTTGGGTCTACTGGCCAAACAGCCAGCCGATCGTCACGCAAGTGAGCTCGACACGGTTCACTGCCTACCAGTTCAttgcgaagtcgaagatcaAGGGTTTCATGCCTGTCGGCGGCCCGCCAGCATACATGCTTTGGAAGCAAGTCTACACTGGCACATCGGATAAGAACAAAGTGCCCGCGGCAACAGTCGTGGCGCAAGCGTTTTGGAAGGCTGGCGAAATCGGATATGGCGACTACGGCAATGTTATCCGCAATGGCTACGCGTACTTGTACGGCAAGGTCAACGATCCTGATCCACCAGCTCTCGCACGAGTCAAGCTTGGCTACATGGAGAACAAGAGCGCCTACGAATACTACGTGTCGGGCAAATGGGtgaagacgatgccgaagatCACGGATAGCGGCATCATCATCCCAAACTGCGGAGCTGGCTGGCAAGGaacttattactactctgCGTTCTACAAGTCCTTCATCTGGATCGGCCAGAAATACGGACAGCCTGTGGCCTGGTTCTACATCTCGACCGCTCCAGCACCTGAAGGTCCTTGGGTTGAGCCATACATTCTGTGGAAGGGTCAAGATGGTACTGGATTTGTCGGAGCTTACACTTTGCAGGCAAACCCAGCATTGCTCCCTTCTTCGGATGCTTCCGAGAACGCCATCTATCTGACTTGGACCCAGCCTTACAATAGTGGGCCATACATCACGCCCTTGGCGTACATTGAGTTCCAATAG